From Staphylococcus delphini, one genomic window encodes:
- the purR gene encoding pur operon repressor, translating into MRYKRSERIVYMTQYLINNPNKLVPLTYFVTKFEQAKSSISEDVQIIKDTLVKEGLGTVETISGASGGVKYRPQMQKDEAQAVIDEVISLLQEKERLLPGGYLFLSDLMGNPALLKRVGRLIATIYMQEELDAIVTIATKGISLANAVASVLNLPVVVIRKDNKVTEGSTVSINYVSGSTRKIETMVLSKRTLKEHSNVLIVDDFMRAGGSINGVMNLMNEFKAHVKGVSVLVESKEVKQRLIEDYTSLVRLSDVDEYNQEFKVESGNSLSKF; encoded by the coding sequence GTGCGATACAAAAGAAGTGAACGTATTGTTTATATGACACAATATTTAATCAATAACCCGAATAAACTCGTACCACTGACGTATTTTGTAACCAAGTTTGAACAAGCGAAGTCATCAATTAGTGAAGATGTCCAAATCATTAAAGATACACTAGTTAAAGAAGGATTGGGGACAGTGGAAACGATATCTGGCGCAAGTGGGGGTGTGAAATATCGCCCGCAAATGCAAAAGGATGAGGCACAAGCAGTGATTGATGAAGTGATTTCATTACTGCAAGAAAAAGAGCGCTTATTGCCTGGCGGGTATCTGTTCCTCTCTGATCTCATGGGGAATCCTGCATTGTTAAAACGTGTCGGTCGACTCATTGCGACGATTTATATGCAAGAAGAGTTGGATGCGATTGTGACGATTGCAACTAAAGGGATTTCGTTGGCGAATGCTGTGGCGAGTGTACTGAACTTGCCAGTCGTCGTCATTCGTAAAGACAATAAGGTTACAGAAGGTTCAACAGTTTCAATCAATTATGTTTCAGGATCGACAAGGAAAATCGAAACAATGGTATTATCTAAACGTACGTTAAAGGAACATTCAAACGTGTTGATTGTGGATGACTTTATGCGTGCTGGTGGTTCAATTAATGGCGTTATGAATTTAATGAATGAGTTTAAAGCCCACGTAAAAGGGGTATCAGTACTTGTAGAATCCAAAGAAGTCAAACAACGACTGATTGAAGATTATACTTCCTTAGTACGTCTCTCTGATGTCGATGAATACAATCAAGAATTTAAAGTCGAGTCAGGGAACAGTCTATCTAAATTTTAA
- the rnmV gene encoding ribonuclease M5 has product MKINEFIVVEGRDDTERVQRAVTCDTIETNGSAIDQAILDVIRQAQETRGVIVLTDPDFPGDKIRTTIRETVPGVKHAFIDRERAKNKRGKIGVEHASLDDIRDALMHVSTPLSEAQETISKDVLIDLGLIIGPAARHRRNLLGKRLHIGHSNGKQLLKKLNAFGYTEADVRRALEEEE; this is encoded by the coding sequence GTGAAAATCAATGAATTTATTGTAGTAGAAGGCCGTGATGATACAGAGCGTGTGCAACGGGCTGTGACGTGCGATACGATTGAAACGAATGGGAGTGCGATTGACCAAGCTATTTTAGATGTTATTCGTCAAGCTCAAGAGACGCGCGGTGTGATTGTATTAACAGATCCTGATTTCCCGGGTGATAAAATTAGAACGACGATTCGTGAAACGGTACCGGGTGTGAAACATGCATTTATTGATCGTGAACGTGCTAAAAATAAACGCGGGAAAATTGGTGTTGAACATGCCAGTCTAGACGATATTCGTGACGCACTCATGCACGTGTCGACGCCTTTATCTGAAGCGCAAGAAACGATTAGTAAAGATGTGCTCATTGATTTAGGATTAATCATTGGTCCTGCTGCAAGACACCGGCGCAACCTTCTAGGCAAACGTCTACACATCGGTCATTCTAACGGGAAACAACTATTAAAAAAGCTTAATGCATTCGGCTATACGGAAGCGGATGTACGTCGAGCATTAGAAGAAGAGGAGTAA
- a CDS encoding RidA family protein produces the protein MKIINTNNAPKAVGPYSHASIVNGLVYTSGQIPLNLEGEIVSDDVEKQTEQVLENLKAVLDAAGSDLNHVVKVLIFLSDMENFQKVNEVYTKYFDTHRPARSAVEVARLPKDVKIEIEMVAEVKEI, from the coding sequence TTGAAAATCATTAACACGAACAATGCACCTAAAGCAGTTGGACCTTACTCACATGCTTCAATCGTCAACGGACTCGTTTACACTTCTGGTCAAATCCCATTGAACCTGGAGGGGGAAATTGTAAGCGATGATGTAGAAAAGCAAACTGAGCAAGTGTTGGAGAATCTAAAAGCGGTATTGGATGCTGCGGGGTCAGATTTGAATCACGTTGTTAAAGTTTTAATCTTCTTATCGGATATGGAAAACTTTCAAAAAGTGAATGAAGTATATACAAAATACTTTGACACACACCGTCCTGCGAGAAGTGCAGTGGAAGTTGCACGTTTACCGAAAGATGTAAAAATAGAGATTGAAATGGTTGCTGAGGTTAAAGAGATATAA
- a CDS encoding DUF2325 domain-containing protein yields MNDNFKNELMQTIKQAWIKDIEQLHSVDEISEQSHHYLEMLKHLNALTIVNNNESKQSIARTNDEKEEHSQSDELDNVYILSRNLRGGIGLKENNDKDTVYVPENIIRSENLEHGDYFAYEKNGLSIGRDSFIKIETLPKGSIEEKEITSYDYAVIAFDDILQSYICNEYYNDGVLTKLTTILIHDEDVAKFKLEVGDLVTIAHMPDKSIARVRWKYSLNEAIPTPTSKKPTYYKQNTQGKDEDEVDKEEFLGIYVGVLGAEKFNNGYTEEVNKRGGTIFYTDSDVSSTVESVINKSDIVLIPIFNTSHAKALIAKKLAKKNNKPFIILKSNGRNTFVNEIRAQLEEMRKESE; encoded by the coding sequence ATGAACGATAACTTTAAAAATGAATTGATGCAAACGATTAAGCAGGCGTGGATCAAAGATATTGAACAGCTACATAGTGTAGATGAAATCAGTGAGCAATCCCACCACTATTTAGAAATGCTGAAACATTTAAATGCATTAACGATCGTTAACAACAATGAATCAAAGCAATCAATAGCACGCACGAATGATGAAAAAGAGGAACATAGTCAAAGCGATGAATTAGATAATGTCTATATCTTAAGTAGAAATTTACGTGGAGGTATAGGATTAAAAGAAAATAACGATAAAGATACCGTTTATGTGCCGGAAAATATTATACGTTCAGAAAATTTAGAGCACGGAGATTACTTTGCCTATGAAAAAAATGGCTTATCCATTGGAAGAGATAGTTTTATCAAGATAGAAACGTTACCTAAAGGCAGTATTGAGGAGAAAGAAATAACGAGTTATGATTATGCGGTTATAGCATTTGATGATATATTACAGAGTTATATTTGTAATGAATATTATAATGATGGCGTTTTAACTAAATTAACAACGATTTTAATACATGACGAAGATGTGGCTAAATTTAAATTAGAAGTGGGAGATTTAGTAACGATTGCGCATATGCCGGATAAAAGTATTGCTCGGGTACGTTGGAAATATAGCTTAAATGAGGCAATTCCTACACCTACATCTAAAAAGCCAACTTATTATAAACAAAATACGCAGGGAAAAGATGAAGATGAAGTAGATAAAGAAGAATTTTTGGGCATTTATGTTGGTGTATTAGGAGCGGAAAAGTTTAATAACGGCTATACAGAAGAGGTCAATAAACGCGGTGGAACAATTTTCTATACGGATTCTGATGTATCTAGTACCGTTGAAAGTGTAATTAATAAGTCGGATATTGTGTTAATACCTATATTTAATACGAGTCATGCCAAAGCTTTAATTGCCAAAAAACTAGCGAAAAAGAATAATAAGCCTTTTATCATTTTAAAATCGAATGGACGAAATACTTTTGTGAATGAAATCAGAGCACAATTAGAGGAGATGAGAAAAGAAAGTGAATAG
- the spoVG gene encoding septation regulator SpoVG, with amino-acid sequence MKVTDVRLRKIQTDGRMKALVSITLDESFVIHDLRVIEGNSGLFVAMPSKRTPDGEFRDIAHPINSEMRQEIQDAVMKVYDETDEVLPAQKPTSDASEDTEEVE; translated from the coding sequence ATGAAAGTGACAGACGTTAGACTTAGAAAAATACAAACAGATGGCAGAATGAAAGCCTTAGTGTCAATTACCTTAGATGAATCATTCGTTATTCACGACTTGAGAGTGATTGAAGGTAATTCAGGTTTATTCGTAGCTATGCCAAGCAAACGCACACCAGATGGTGAATTCCGTGATATCGCTCATCCAATCAACTCGGAAATGAGACAAGAGATTCAAGATGCGGTAATGAAAGTATATGATGAAACTGATGAGGTTTTACCTGCTCAAAAACCAACATCAGATGCATCAGAAGATACAGAAGAAGTTGAATAG
- the rsmA gene encoding 16S rRNA (adenine(1518)-N(6)/adenine(1519)-N(6))-dimethyltransferase RsmA — protein sequence MHDKDIATPSRTRALLNQYGFNFKKSLGQNFLIDVNIINRIIDASGIDATTGVIEIGPGMGSLTEQLAKNAQHVLAFEIDQRLIPVLDDTLSPYDNVTVINEDILKANVAEAIQQYLSHCDKIMVVANLPYYITTPILLTLLEQDLNIDGYVVMMQKEVGERLNAQVGTKAYGSLSIVAQYYTETSRVLTVPKTVFMPPPNVDSIVVKLMKRDTPIVDVDDPNAFFKMTKGAFSQRRKTIYNNYQTLFENGKEQKDTILQWLEQAGIDPKRRGETLSIQEYARLYAELENFPNLSL from the coding sequence ATGCATGATAAAGATATTGCCACGCCGTCGAGAACACGTGCTCTATTAAATCAATATGGCTTTAATTTTAAAAAGAGTTTAGGTCAAAACTTTTTAATTGATGTGAATATTATTAACCGTATTATTGATGCGAGTGGTATTGATGCGACGACAGGTGTCATTGAAATTGGTCCTGGGATGGGGTCGCTCACAGAACAGCTTGCTAAAAATGCACAACATGTTTTAGCGTTTGAAATCGATCAACGACTTATTCCTGTGCTTGACGATACATTATCGCCTTATGACAATGTGACGGTGATTAACGAAGATATTTTAAAGGCGAATGTGGCTGAGGCGATTCAACAGTATTTATCGCACTGTGACAAAATTATGGTCGTTGCCAATTTGCCTTATTACATTACGACGCCGATTTTGTTAACGTTACTCGAGCAAGATTTAAATATTGATGGTTATGTCGTGATGATGCAAAAAGAAGTCGGCGAACGTTTAAACGCACAAGTCGGTACTAAGGCATACGGCTCATTATCTATTGTGGCACAATACTATACCGAAACGTCCAGAGTGCTCACGGTGCCGAAAACGGTCTTTATGCCACCGCCGAATGTGGATTCGATTGTCGTTAAGTTAATGAAACGTGACACGCCAATCGTGGATGTAGATGATCCGAATGCGTTTTTCAAAATGACGAAAGGTGCGTTTAGCCAAAGACGGAAGACCATTTACAACAATTATCAGACGTTATTTGAAAATGGTAAAGAACAAAAAGATACGATTTTACAATGGCTTGAGCAAGCAGGTATAGACCCGAAACGACGCGGTGAAACACTATCGATACAAGAATATGCACGTTTGTATGCGGAATTAGAAAATTTCCCAAATTTGTCTTTGTAA
- a CDS encoding tRNA1(Val) (adenine(37)-N6)-methyltransferase — protein MLQPGERLDYLIREDLRIIQNDAVFSFSTDALLLGHFTEVRKRDRILDMCAGNGVIPLLLSDKGNNVITGVEIQPQLVNMAERSIQYNHLEDRIAMVEMDINALVQAYAPAQFDLITCNPPYFKANQTNQHQLEAHKIARHEIFCTLDDCLRVSNHLLKEGGRIVMVHRAERMLDLFESMRHYRIEPKRLHMIYSKPGKAAQTIVVEGRKGGRQGLDIAPPFYIYDAQGDYTPEMKEIYYG, from the coding sequence ATGTTACAACCTGGTGAAAGATTGGATTATTTAATACGAGAAGACTTACGCATTATTCAAAATGATGCGGTCTTTTCTTTTTCTACAGATGCACTGCTATTAGGTCATTTTACAGAAGTGAGAAAACGAGATCGTATTTTAGATATGTGTGCAGGTAATGGGGTGATTCCACTTTTATTGTCGGACAAAGGAAATAACGTGATTACAGGGGTGGAGATTCAGCCACAGCTCGTAAATATGGCAGAGCGCAGTATTCAATACAATCATTTAGAAGATCGTATTGCAATGGTTGAAATGGACATTAATGCGCTCGTTCAAGCGTACGCGCCAGCACAGTTTGATTTAATCACCTGTAACCCCCCTTACTTTAAAGCGAATCAAACGAATCAACATCAACTTGAAGCTCACAAAATTGCGCGTCATGAAATTTTTTGTACGTTAGATGATTGTTTGCGTGTCAGCAATCATTTATTAAAAGAAGGTGGCCGCATTGTGATGGTACATCGAGCAGAACGAATGCTAGATCTGTTTGAATCTATGCGTCATTATCGTATTGAACCGAAACGCTTGCATATGATTTATAGTAAGCCTGGAAAAGCCGCACAGACGATTGTCGTTGAAGGGCGTAAAGGGGGACGTCAAGGCCTCGATATTGCACCGCCTTTTTATATTTATGATGCGCAAGGGGACTATACGCCAGAAATGAAGGAGATTTATTATGGCTAA
- the veg gene encoding biofilm formation stimulator Veg, translating into MPKSIGDIKNSLDCQLGNRIVLKANGGRKKTIERCGVLTETYPSVFVVELDPEKHNFERVSYTYADVLTENVQVSFVEDELQQETIAQ; encoded by the coding sequence ATGCCAAAATCTATTGGAGACATCAAAAACTCTCTTGATTGTCAATTAGGAAATCGTATTGTACTTAAAGCTAATGGAGGTCGCAAAAAAACGATCGAACGTTGCGGTGTGCTGACTGAGACATACCCGTCAGTGTTCGTTGTAGAATTGGACCCAGAGAAACATAATTTTGAACGTGTATCTTATACTTATGCAGATGTATTGACTGAAAATGTTCAAGTATCATTTGTAGAAGATGAGTTACAACAAGAAACAATCGCACAATAA
- a CDS encoding GIY-YIG nuclease family protein — MAKHYTYIVQCNDATFYTGYTNDLEARLVKHNEGKGAKYTKTRRPVALRYHEIFETKSEALKREHAIKKLTRQQKIQLIEER; from the coding sequence ATGGCTAAACATTATACGTATATCGTACAATGCAATGATGCGACGTTTTATACGGGATATACAAATGATTTGGAAGCGCGCCTCGTCAAACATAATGAAGGTAAAGGTGCGAAATATACCAAAACAAGACGACCGGTAGCATTGCGTTATCATGAAATTTTTGAAACGAAATCAGAAGCGTTAAAACGAGAACATGCGATTAAAAAGTTGACGCGACAACAAAAAATACAATTAATTGAGGAGCGATAA
- a CDS encoding TatD family hydrolase codes for MLIDTHVHLNADQYDKDLEAVIQRALDAGVDRMFVVGFDTKTIERAMQLIEDYDFIYAIIGWHPVDAIDFTEERLAWIEKLSAHPKVIGIGEMGLDYHWDKSPKEIQKEVFRKQIALAKRVKLPIVIHNREATQDCIDILMEEHAEEVGGIMHSFSGSPEIADVVINKLNFHISLGGPVTFKNAKQPKEVAKHVPLERLLVETDAPYLTPHPYRGKRNEPARVTLVAEEIAHLRGISYEEVARQTTENAEKLFGL; via the coding sequence ATGTTAATTGATACTCATGTGCATTTGAATGCGGATCAATACGATAAAGACCTAGAAGCTGTGATTCAACGTGCGCTAGATGCGGGTGTGGATCGCATGTTTGTGGTCGGTTTTGATACGAAGACAATTGAACGCGCGATGCAATTGATAGAGGATTATGATTTTATTTATGCGATTATTGGTTGGCACCCAGTTGATGCGATTGACTTTACGGAGGAGCGTTTAGCGTGGATTGAAAAGTTATCGGCGCACCCTAAAGTCATTGGTATTGGTGAAATGGGCTTAGATTATCATTGGGATAAATCACCGAAAGAGATTCAAAAAGAAGTGTTCCGTAAACAAATTGCGCTCGCGAAACGTGTGAAGTTGCCGATCGTCATTCATAACCGAGAAGCGACGCAAGATTGTATCGATATTTTAATGGAAGAGCATGCTGAAGAAGTCGGCGGGATTATGCACAGTTTCAGTGGTTCTCCAGAAATTGCTGATGTGGTGATTAACAAGTTGAATTTCCACATTTCATTAGGTGGTCCTGTGACATTTAAAAATGCGAAACAACCTAAAGAAGTGGCAAAACATGTGCCGTTGGAGCGTCTACTTGTCGAAACAGATGCGCCATATTTAACACCACACCCATACCGTGGTAAACGTAATGAACCTGCGCGCGTCACGTTAGTTGCTGAAGAAATTGCGCACTTACGTGGGATTTCTTATGAAGAGGTAGCACGCCAAACTACGGAAAATGCAGAAAAATTATTTGGGTTATAA
- the yabA gene encoding DNA replication initiation control protein YabA — translation MDRNELFARLMQLEQHVARLNEGMQELKALTVELVEENVALQLENDNFKTLMQQERENVEAAQVQEAETAPQKPVKKQRQSREYFAKLYHEGFHICHDVFGKHRHGEDCMFCLNVLNEKQE, via the coding sequence TTGGATCGAAACGAATTATTCGCGCGCTTAATGCAGTTAGAACAACACGTCGCACGTTTGAATGAAGGCATGCAAGAGTTAAAGGCACTAACTGTTGAGCTAGTGGAAGAAAATGTAGCATTACAACTAGAAAATGACAACTTTAAAACATTGATGCAACAAGAACGAGAAAATGTGGAAGCAGCGCAAGTTCAAGAAGCAGAAACAGCGCCTCAAAAACCTGTGAAAAAGCAGCGCCAAAGTCGTGAATATTTTGCGAAACTATATCATGAAGGCTTCCATATTTGTCATGATGTATTCGGTAAACATCGTCATGGCGAGGATTGTATGTTTTGCCTCAATGTGCTGAATGAGAAGCAAGAATAG
- the metG gene encoding methionine--tRNA ligase: MVKDTFYITTPIYYPSGNLHIGHAYSTVAGDVIARYKRLQGFDVRYLTGTDEHGQKIQEKAQNAGMSELDYLDGMIKDIKALWEKLDISNDDFIRTTERRHTEVVEKIFEKLLEKGDIYLGEYEGWYSVPDETFYTETQLVDPVYEDGKIVGGKSPDSGHEVELVKEESYFFKLSNYTDRLLAFYDAHPEFIQPPSRKNEMINNFIKPGLEDLAVSRTSFNWGVKVPSNPKHVVYVWLDALVNYISALGYLTDDDSLFRQYWPADIHLMAKEIVRFHSIIWPIILMALDLPLPKKVFAHGWVLMKDGKMSKSKGNVMDPNVLIDRYGLDATRYYLMRELPFGSDGVFTPEAFVDRTNFDLANDLGNLVNRTISMINKYFDGELPAYQGPTHELDEAMEQMALDTVQAYHESMDKLQFSVALSTVWKLISRTNKYIDETTPWILAKDESQKAALGNVMAHLVENIRFAAVLLRPFLTHAPYQIFEQLNINNEALHGFEGLATYGQLTEPIMVTEKPQPIFPRLDVEAEVSYIKASMQPPKEASVEEEVPDKAQIDIKDFDKVEIKAATIIDAEKVKKSNKLLKIQVDLHNEKRQIISGIAQFYEPDDIIGKKVAVVTNLKPAKLMGQKSEGMILSAEKDDVLTLISLPNAVPNGAVIK, encoded by the coding sequence ATGGTGAAAGATACTTTTTATATTACAACACCGATATACTATCCGAGTGGGAATTTACACATTGGACACGCGTATTCAACAGTAGCAGGCGATGTCATTGCGCGTTATAAACGTTTACAAGGCTTTGATGTACGCTATTTAACTGGGACTGATGAGCACGGTCAAAAAATTCAAGAAAAAGCTCAAAATGCAGGAATGTCAGAGCTCGATTATTTAGACGGTATGATTAAAGATATTAAAGCGTTATGGGAAAAGTTAGATATTTCCAATGATGACTTTATTCGTACTACAGAGCGTCGTCATACAGAAGTCGTTGAAAAAATCTTTGAAAAGTTATTAGAAAAAGGCGACATCTATTTAGGTGAATACGAAGGTTGGTATTCAGTACCGGACGAAACGTTTTACACTGAAACGCAACTGGTAGACCCTGTGTATGAAGACGGTAAAATTGTGGGTGGTAAAAGTCCAGACTCAGGTCATGAAGTGGAATTGGTGAAAGAGGAGAGCTATTTCTTCAAGTTATCCAACTATACTGACCGTTTATTAGCGTTTTATGATGCGCACCCAGAGTTCATTCAGCCCCCTTCACGAAAAAATGAAATGATCAATAACTTTATTAAACCAGGCTTAGAAGACTTAGCAGTATCACGTACGTCTTTCAACTGGGGTGTCAAAGTGCCTTCTAATCCGAAACACGTCGTTTATGTATGGTTAGATGCGCTGGTGAACTATATTTCTGCGCTCGGTTATTTAACAGATGACGACAGTTTATTCCGTCAATATTGGCCAGCAGATATTCATTTAATGGCGAAAGAGATTGTACGTTTCCATTCTATTATATGGCCGATTATTTTAATGGCATTGGATTTACCATTACCTAAAAAAGTGTTCGCACACGGTTGGGTATTGATGAAAGACGGTAAAATGAGTAAGTCTAAAGGCAATGTCATGGATCCGAACGTGCTGATTGATCGTTATGGTTTAGATGCGACACGTTACTATTTAATGCGTGAATTGCCATTCGGTTCAGATGGCGTATTTACACCTGAAGCTTTCGTGGATCGTACGAACTTTGATTTGGCGAATGATTTAGGTAACTTAGTCAACCGCACAATTTCGATGATTAATAAATATTTTGATGGTGAACTGCCTGCATATCAAGGTCCAACACACGAATTGGATGAAGCAATGGAACAAATGGCGTTGGATACGGTACAAGCGTATCATGAAAGTATGGATAAGTTGCAGTTCTCTGTCGCATTATCAACAGTTTGGAAGCTGATCAGTCGTACGAATAAATACATTGACGAAACAACACCTTGGATTTTAGCAAAAGATGAATCTCAAAAAGCAGCGTTAGGTAATGTGATGGCGCATCTCGTTGAAAATATTCGCTTTGCGGCAGTGTTATTACGTCCATTTTTAACACATGCGCCTTATCAAATCTTTGAACAATTAAACATTAATAACGAAGCATTACACGGCTTTGAAGGCTTGGCAACTTACGGTCAATTGACAGAACCGATTATGGTGACAGAAAAGCCACAACCGATTTTCCCACGTCTCGATGTGGAAGCGGAAGTGAGCTATATTAAGGCCTCAATGCAACCGCCAAAAGAAGCAAGCGTTGAAGAAGAAGTGCCTGACAAAGCACAAATTGATATTAAAGATTTTGATAAAGTGGAAATTAAGGCAGCGACGATTATCGATGCTGAGAAAGTCAAAAAATCTAATAAGTTATTAAAAATTCAAGTAGATCTTCATAATGAAAAGCGTCAAATCATTTCAGGTATTGCGCAATTTTATGAGCCAGATGATATTATTGGTAAAAAAGTGGCTGTAGTGACGAATTTGAAGCCTGCGAAATTGATGGGACAAAAGTCTGAAGGGATGATTTTGTCGGCGGAGAAAGATGATGTGTTGACGTTGATTAGTTTACCGAATGCGGTGCCGAATGGTGCTGTGATTAAGTAG
- the ispE gene encoding 4-(cytidine 5'-diphospho)-2-C-methyl-D-erythritol kinase, with amino-acid sequence MIYETAPAKINLTLDTLYKRDDGYHEVEMIMTTIDLNDRLSFEKRNDSRIVLKVDETFIPSDDRNLAYRAALLMKETYKIKQGVTITLEKNIPVAAGLAGGSSDAAATMRGMNRLFELNRSLDELSELSAAIGSDVPFCVHGTTALCKGRGEILEILPKTPSAWVIVAKPQAGLSTPEIYGGLDLSQPFPVHTQQCLKAIEANDYDALCKSLSNRLEPVSMQLQPEIAKIKTNMLNNGADGALMSGSGPTVYGFAQRERQARHIFNAVSGCCNDVYLVRTLG; translated from the coding sequence ATGATTTATGAAACAGCGCCTGCTAAAATCAATTTGACATTGGATACTTTGTATAAAAGAGATGACGGTTATCATGAAGTTGAAATGATTATGACGACGATTGATTTGAACGATCGGCTGTCATTTGAAAAAAGAAATGATTCGCGTATCGTTTTAAAAGTTGATGAAACATTTATTCCTTCTGATGACCGTAATTTAGCGTATCGGGCAGCACTTTTGATGAAAGAAACTTATAAAATTAAGCAAGGTGTAACGATTACTTTAGAGAAAAATATTCCTGTTGCAGCGGGTCTTGCAGGTGGCTCAAGTGATGCAGCAGCGACGATGCGTGGGATGAATCGTTTGTTTGAATTAAATCGTTCTCTTGATGAATTGAGCGAACTTTCAGCGGCAATCGGTTCAGATGTTCCGTTTTGTGTGCACGGTACAACGGCACTTTGTAAAGGGCGTGGTGAAATTCTCGAAATTTTACCGAAAACCCCTTCAGCTTGGGTCATTGTTGCAAAACCACAAGCCGGGCTATCGACGCCTGAGATTTATGGAGGGTTAGATTTGAGTCAACCTTTTCCAGTGCATACGCAACAATGTTTAAAAGCGATTGAAGCTAATGACTATGATGCGCTATGCAAAAGTTTGTCTAACCGCTTAGAGCCTGTTTCTATGCAACTCCAACCTGAAATTGCTAAAATCAAAACGAACATGCTGAATAACGGTGCGGATGGTGCATTGATGAGCGGGAGTGGCCCAACTGTATACGGCTTTGCACAACGTGAACGCCAAGCACGCCATATTTTTAATGCGGTGAGCGGTTGTTGTAACGATGTCTATCTCGTAAGAACACTGGGGTAA
- the rsmI gene encoding 16S rRNA (cytidine(1402)-2'-O)-methyltransferase yields MGELYLVGTPIGNLEDMTFRAIHTLQQVDLIACEDTRVTKKLCHHFEITTPLKSYHDHNKEQETETLIDMLVAGKTIALVSDAGLPLISDPGYELVVRAREQGIAVVPIPGPNAGLTALMASGLPSFTYTFLGFLPRKSRDKTTLLETRMYQDSTLLLYESPHRVKDTLDVIAQIDAERTVTLGRELTKKFEQITTAPVTTLLEQLETDIPLRGEFVVIIEGAAPIEGTAWFETLSVEAHVTHYIDEGMKPKAAIKKVAQEREMSSKTVYNIFHNIH; encoded by the coding sequence ATGGGAGAGCTCTATTTAGTCGGTACGCCGATCGGAAACTTAGAAGATATGACATTCCGAGCGATTCATACGTTACAACAGGTGGATCTCATCGCCTGTGAAGATACACGTGTGACGAAAAAATTGTGCCATCATTTTGAGATTACCACCCCTTTAAAATCGTACCATGACCATAATAAAGAACAGGAAACGGAAACTTTGATCGACATGTTAGTGGCAGGAAAAACTATCGCTTTGGTCTCTGATGCGGGCTTGCCATTGATTTCAGATCCGGGGTATGAATTGGTTGTGCGTGCACGTGAACAAGGTATCGCAGTAGTGCCAATTCCTGGGCCGAATGCAGGTTTGACCGCATTGATGGCGAGTGGCTTGCCTTCATTTACATATACGTTTTTAGGGTTTTTACCTCGCAAATCACGTGACAAAACGACTTTACTAGAAACGAGAATGTATCAAGACAGTACATTGTTATTGTATGAATCGCCGCACCGTGTGAAAGATACGCTTGACGTGATTGCTCAAATCGATGCTGAACGGACAGTGACGCTTGGACGAGAGTTGACGAAGAAGTTTGAGCAAATTACGACTGCACCTGTCACAACATTGCTTGAACAATTAGAAACAGACATTCCGTTACGAGGAGAATTTGTCGTTATTATCGAAGGTGCTGCGCCAATCGAAGGGACGGCATGGTTTGAAACGCTGTCCGTTGAAGCACACGTGACGCATTACATTGATGAAGGCATGAAACCGAAAGCGGCGATAAAAAAAGTTGCACAAGAACGCGAAATGTCGAGCAAAACCGTCTACAACATTTTTCATAATATTCATTAG